A region from the Nostoc sp. HK-01 genome encodes:
- a CDS encoding PadR-like family transcriptional regulator, which translates to MALASAGVSPEEPFLANYRFHHSRHNHGKHSGEQMFGRGWGDEYRTRRGDIKFLLLEMLSERPSHGYDLIKAMESRYGGFHRLSPGSVYPTLQMLEDGGYLTSEQQSGKRVYSITEEGRKLLQERVQQQDEDSPWDTFKSFVKSKPQEFIELRKAATELASVVMQAARSGDVERINRVRELLEQVKREIYGILSEK; encoded by the coding sequence ATGGCCTTGGCATCAGCGGGAGTTAGCCCAGAAGAACCATTTTTGGCAAATTATCGCTTTCATCACAGCAGACACAATCATGGCAAGCACTCCGGCGAGCAAATGTTTGGTCGCGGCTGGGGAGATGAATATCGAACTCGTCGGGGCGATATCAAGTTTTTGCTGTTGGAAATGCTATCAGAGCGCCCCAGTCATGGTTACGACCTCATCAAAGCGATGGAATCTCGATATGGTGGGTTTCATCGTCTGAGTCCAGGCTCGGTCTATCCCACACTCCAGATGCTAGAAGACGGAGGTTATTTAACCAGTGAACAGCAAAGTGGCAAACGAGTTTATAGCATCACCGAGGAAGGCAGAAAATTACTCCAAGAACGTGTCCAACAACAAGATGAAGATTCGCCTTGGGATACCTTCAAAAGCTTTGTCAAAAGCAAGCCACAGGAGTTTATTGAGTTGCGGAAAGCAGCAACAGAGTTAGCTTCTGTTGTTATGCAGGCTGCTCGTAGTGGCGATGTCGAACGGATAAATCGGGTGCGTGAGTTGCTAGAACAGGTAAAACGAGAAATTTATGGAATATTGTCAGAAAAATAA
- a CDS encoding UbiE/COQ5 methyltransferase: MAQKTIWESFLSPVVRFLIDEEKLQRYALSIDWEEESNRFRSADVTIPAYYKQNFHGITGGYLNSSAAVSYDPITEYALPPNEAWVRQALIDAIKVQPRRILDLGCGTGSTTLMLKQTFPQAEVIGLDLSPYMLVRAEDKARTANLNIIWRHGNAAQASFPDASFDLVTASLLFHETPSAVTQAILQESFRLLAAGGQVLILDGNQKTLRQLDWLNDIFEEPYIREYAADSVDARMGAAGFKEVRTEDVWWIHQVSSGIKPTLITGSAMQATVRQYSEGSIDSTIDNNDLEGLGSPAFGITV; this comes from the coding sequence ATGGCTCAAAAGACCATCTGGGAAAGTTTTTTATCTCCAGTAGTACGTTTTTTGATTGATGAGGAGAAGTTACAACGATACGCGCTGAGTATTGATTGGGAAGAAGAAAGCAATCGCTTCCGTTCTGCGGATGTGACAATTCCTGCGTACTACAAGCAAAATTTTCACGGAATCACGGGAGGATATCTCAATTCTAGTGCGGCGGTGAGTTATGACCCAATTACGGAATACGCCCTACCACCCAATGAAGCTTGGGTACGTCAAGCATTGATTGATGCGATAAAAGTCCAACCAAGACGCATACTTGATTTAGGTTGTGGTACGGGTTCCACAACTTTGATGTTAAAGCAAACTTTCCCCCAAGCCGAAGTTATTGGCTTAGACTTGTCGCCCTATATGCTAGTAAGAGCAGAAGATAAAGCGAGAACCGCAAATTTAAATATTATCTGGCGACATGGAAACGCCGCGCAAGCCAGCTTCCCTGATGCTTCTTTTGATTTAGTTACAGCGTCTCTGCTATTTCACGAAACACCCAGTGCAGTTACTCAAGCAATTTTGCAAGAGAGCTTTCGCTTATTAGCAGCTGGTGGACAGGTTTTAATTTTAGATGGCAATCAAAAAACCCTGCGCCAGTTAGATTGGCTCAATGATATCTTTGAGGAACCTTATATTCGTGAGTATGCTGCTGATAGTGTAGATGCACGTATGGGTGCTGCGGGGTTTAAAGAAGTACGCACCGAAGATGTTTGGTGGATACATCAAGTAAGTAGTGGGATAAAACCAACTTTGATTACAGGTTCAGCTATGCAAGCCACAGTCCGCCAGTATAGTGAAGGATCAATAGACAGCACAATAGATAATAATGATTTGGAGGGTTTAGGATCTCCAGCTTTTGGCATAACAGTATGA
- a CDS encoding HAD-superfamily hydrolase subfamily IA, variant 3, with protein sequence MSLKAILFDFNGVIINDEHIHLQLIDEILIQENLQPQKLQERQTCLGRSDRACFQELLANRGRVLTEESLNQLLSRKAEAYLLELEKLEKLPIYPGVEDLIYQVRSQNINLGLVSGALSKEIEFVLHRTKLTEYFKVIVAGDDITTSKPNPEGYLLAVERFNQKYPELNLQPQECLAIEDTFAGIQAAKQSQMKVIGVANTYPFHMLQRCCNWTVDYLTDLELERVQNVFSGKEPQPSVSEC encoded by the coding sequence ATGAGTTTAAAAGCAATTCTGTTTGATTTTAATGGTGTCATCATTAACGATGAGCATATCCACCTACAACTAATAGATGAGATTCTCATTCAAGAAAATCTCCAACCCCAAAAACTGCAAGAACGTCAGACTTGTTTGGGAAGAAGCGATCGCGCTTGTTTTCAAGAACTGCTGGCAAATCGCGGTAGAGTATTAACAGAAGAGTCTCTCAATCAACTACTGAGCCGCAAAGCTGAAGCATACTTGCTGGAACTGGAAAAATTAGAAAAACTGCCCATATATCCAGGTGTAGAAGATTTAATATATCAGGTGCGTTCGCAAAATATCAATTTAGGCTTAGTCAGTGGCGCACTCAGCAAAGAAATAGAATTTGTACTTCATCGCACCAAACTGACAGAATACTTTAAAGTTATTGTCGCAGGTGACGATATCACCACTAGTAAACCCAACCCAGAGGGTTATCTCTTAGCAGTCGAACGCTTTAACCAAAAATATCCCGAATTAAATCTGCAACCGCAAGAATGTTTAGCAATTGAAGATACCTTCGCAGGTATCCAAGCAGCCAAACAATCACAGATGAAGGTTATAGGTGTAGCAAATACCTACCCTTTCCACATGCTTCAGCGCTGTTGTAACTGGACTGTAGACTATCTGACTGACTTAGAACTCGAACGAGTCCAAAATGTGTTTTCTGGCAAAGAACCGCAGCCAAGCGTAAGTGAGTGTTAA
- a CDS encoding DNA-3-methyladenine glycosylase codes for MTACIDAAWLSRPSTLLAPELIGCTLVRKMPDGNILRGLIVETEAYAADDPAMHAYRGRTTRNQVMFGAAGKAYVYLIYGVYHCLNVVTDQDGVASAVLLRALELEQVPMWVDHKHKLKPHRIAAGPGKLCRALKIDLTLNATLLEFGQPLWLEHRHPGFQQQLEQGNLTLIQTTRIGLTKGVDLPWRWYLFNSQAVSQKG; via the coding sequence ATGACTGCTTGCATTGATGCAGCTTGGCTGAGTCGTCCCTCAACTTTACTGGCACCTGAGCTTATTGGCTGTACTCTAGTACGAAAAATGCCAGATGGTAATATCTTGCGAGGACTCATTGTCGAGACAGAGGCTTATGCAGCTGATGATCCGGCAATGCACGCTTATCGTGGCCGGACTACTCGCAATCAGGTGATGTTTGGTGCTGCGGGTAAGGCCTATGTGTATTTAATTTATGGTGTTTACCACTGTTTGAATGTTGTCACTGACCAAGATGGAGTGGCTAGTGCAGTGCTTCTCCGCGCCTTGGAGTTAGAACAAGTACCTATGTGGGTTGACCATAAACACAAACTCAAACCACACCGCATTGCTGCTGGTCCAGGCAAACTTTGCCGCGCGTTGAAAATTGATCTGACATTGAATGCAACACTTTTAGAGTTTGGTCAACCACTCTGGTTAGAACACCGCCACCCTGGGTTTCAACAACAGCTAGAACAAGGAAATCTCACTTTAATTCAAACTACTCGGATTGGTTTAACTAAAGGAGTAGATTTGCCTTGGCGTTGGTATTTATTTAACAGTCAGGCTGTATCTCAAAAAGGATAA